The DNA region CAGCGCGACCGCGCGTTCCTGCGCGTTCTTCGGCAGGTTGGCGGCGGGCTTGGCCTGTTGGGGAAAACGGACGTCGACCTTATCCATGGCTGGCCTCCTGGGCGCGAAGAAGCTCTTGGTAAACCTGATTGGCGATGCCGAAGCCGCCGCGTTGGGTGATCTGCTTGCCGAACTGCTCGATCAGCATCGGCCGGAACATCTCCTCGCCGCGGCCGCCGCCGAAGGTCTCGTCGGTGCCGATGCCTTCGAACATCGGGCCGAGCATCTGCGACACGAACTGGCTCTCGAATTCTGTGGCCGACTTGCGCAGCTGGGCAAGCTTTGCCGGGTCGACCTTTGCCTCCAGGTCGGAAATCCTTGCCAGGGTCCGCACGCCATATCCGGCGGCCTGGGCGCGCTCCACCAGCGAGGGCGGGGCCGAAGCGGCGGAAATGGCGGGGCTCATGGTCATCAGATCACCTCGATCTCGGCTTGCAGGGCTCCGGCGGCCTTGATCGACTGGAGAATGGCGATCATGTCCCGCGGTCCCACTCCAAGCGCATTCAAGGATTGTACCAACTCCTGCAGCGTCACCCCGGCATTCATCACGGCGAGGCGGTTGTTGGACTGCTCGTCGACCTGGATGTCGGTGCGCGGCACCACCGCGGTCTGGCCCTGGCTGAAGGGGCCTGGCTGGCTGACCTGCGGCGTCTCGGTGATGCGGATGGTCAGGTTGCCCTGGGCGATGGCGACGGTGGAGATGCGGACATTCTCGCCCATCACGATGACCCCGGACTTCTCGTCCACCACCACGCGGGCGACCTGGTCGGGGGTGATGCGCAGCTGTTCGATCTCCGTCACCAGCCCGACGATGTCCCCGCGGCGCGCGTCCGGCACGTTCAGCAGCACCGACGCCGGGTCAGTGGCCTGGGCACGGTTGCCGCGCAGCTGGATGTTGATGGCGGTCGCCACCCGCTGGGCGGTGGTGAAGTCGGGGTTGCGCAAGGAAAGCCGCAGCACCGGCAGCTCGGCCAGCGAGAACTGGATCTCGCGCTCGACGATGGCGCCGGAGGAGATGCGGCCGGCGGTCGGCACGCCGCGGGTCACGCTGGCGCCCTGGCCCTGGGCGGAGAATCCCGACACCGCGATCGGCCCCTGGGCGACGGCATAGACCTCGCCGTCGGCGCCCATCATCGGGGTGACCAGCAGGGTGCCGCCGAGCAGGCTCTTGGCATCGCCCATCGCCGACACGGTGACGTCGATCCGCGTTCCCTGCGCCGCATAGGCGTTCAGGGTCGCCGTCACCATCACCGCCGCCACGTTCTTGGTGCGCATGTTGGTGCCGCGGGTGTTGACGCCCATCCGTTCCAGCATGCCGGTCAGGCTCTGTTCGGTGAAGGGCGAGTTGTTCAGGCTGTCGCCGGTGCCGTTGAGGCCCACCACCAGCCCGTAGCCGATCAGCATGTTGTCGCGCACGCCCTCCACATCGACGATGTCCTTGATACGGGCGGACGCGGCCTCGGCCGGTGCCGCCCCCGCGAGGGAAAGCGCCAGCAGGGCGGACAGCAGCGAGACAAGGACGCGGCGGCCGGCAAGGCGAAGGGCGGTGGGGGTCATGACGCGGGCACTCCTGAACTCGTGCCCATCCCTATACAAACGCCGTGCCAGTGGCTGTGGATGGCGGCTTTCCGCCCTTGCCCTGAAAAACGCCCGCAATATGGCGCCTTTCGGTCACAGCCGGTCGGCAATTTTTGCCCGATTGCGGCAAGCCTTGACCGGATGTTAAGGTTGATCCATCTACAGTGCGCGCGTTTACGCATCCTTTACTGCAAACGGTTGCACGGATCATGAAAGTCGAAGGCACCGGAAACATACGCGGCAGCGGTTCGGTCCGCCGCACCGGCAAGGCCGAAGGCTCGTCCGGCGCCGCGTTCTCCAAGCAGCTGGTGGGAGACTCCGGCTCCGCCCACGGCGTCAGCGGCACCGCCGCCACCGGCGGGGTTTCCGGTGTGCTGGCCGTGCAGGAGGTCGATGCGACCGACGACGCCACCGCGCGGGCGTCGCGCGGCAAGATGCGGGCGGAGGAGATGCTGGACCGGCTGGAGGAAATCCAGCACGGCCTGCTGTCCGGCACGCTGTCGGTGCAGAAGCTGACCGATCTGGCCAAGGTCATCCAGACCCGCCGCGCCCAGGTGGACGACCCCAACCTCGCCGAGATCCTAGACGAGATCGACCTGCGCGCGCAGGTGGAGCTTGCGAAGCTCACCTCCTGACCGCCGGGCGGCCGCAATGCCGTCAGGCGCGCCGCCAAGCGCGCGGCGGTTGCGGCGGCGGATTTGCCGCGGTCACAAATCTTTTTTATTCCAAGGGCTTGTTCGGTCGTTCCGGGGGCGAACCATAGGGTTGCGGTCCCGACCTTGCATCCCTATACTCCGCGCCGCCCGGATCACCCCTTTTTCGCTGGATGCTTTCGGATGACGTCGCCGCTTCTGCCCCAGAACTATTCCCCGTCGGAAGACGAGGAGTTCATGAACCCGATCATGCGGGAGTATTTCCGCCAGAAGCTGCTGCGCTGGCGCGCGGAACTTCTCGCGGAATCCACCGGCACGCTGAACAGCCTCCAGGAAGGCGGTATCCAGGAACCGGATATCGCCGACCGCGCCTCGGCCGAGACCGACCGCGCGCTGGAACTGCGCACCCGTGACCGCGAACGCAAGCTGATCTCCAAGATCGATGCGGCGCTGGAGCGTCTCGTCGACGGTAGCTTCGGCTATTGCGAGGAGACCGGCGACCCGATCTCCGTCCGCCGGCTGGACGCCCGCCCGATCGCGACGCTGAGCCTGGAGGCCCAGGAGCGTCACGAGCGGATGGAACGCACCCAGCGCGACGACTGAGGCCGCGCCCGGCCGGGCGCGGTCCTGCCATGCCGACCCGATCCCCCGATATCCATCGTCGGGGGGAAAGGGGTTGTGCGTTCACGGTCGACGGCATCGACAGGGCAGGCGGCCGGCAGGGCTCCCTCCCGCCGCCTTGTATTCCGGCCAAATCCCACCGAATCACAGGTTTGATCACAGGCTTGCCACGGGGCGATTGTCCGGTCCCTAATCCAATCCGGTCCGGCAGGACGATTGGCGGAACGGGAGCAGGCGCCGGTGCGCATTCACATCATCAACCCGGCGGCGGATTTCCCCAGCTATCACACCGCCGACGTCTTCGCGGCCTGGGGGCTGGGCGGGCGCACCAGTGTGGCCGACCTGTCGACCGCGACGCTGGCCGCCTTCGTCCCGGCGGGCTGGGACATCCGTCTGACCGACGAGGCGCTGACCCCGCTGCCGGAGCATCCCGCGGCCGGTGATGGCGGCGGTGATGCCGACATCGTCGCCATCACCGGCAAGGTGTCGCAGCGCAACCGTATGCTGCAGCTGGCCGACCGTTACCGCGCGCTGGGGCGGCGCGTGGTGATCGGCGGCTCCTATGCCTCGCTCAGCCCCGACGACGTGCGGCCCCATGCCGACGTGCTGGTGACCGGCGAGATCGAGGACATCGCCGAGGAGCTGTTCGCCGATCTCTCCGCCGGGCGTCCGCGCGACCGCTACGAGGGGACGCGGCCCGACCTGCGGCGGTCGCCGGTGCCGCGCTGGGATCTCTATCCCAACGATCGCGCCAATCTGGGCGCCATCCAGACCTCGCGCGGCTGTCCGTTCCAATGCGATTTCTGCGACGTCATCCAGTATCTCGGCCGCAAGCAGCGCCACAAGGATCCGGAACAGGTGGTTGCCGAGCTGGAGGTGCTATACCGCCACGGCTACCGCCGGGTCTTCCTGGCCGACGACAACTTCACCGTCTACCGCAACCGCGCGCATGACATGCTGGCGGCGCTGCGCCGCTGGAACGAGGCGCATGCCGACGCGCCGGTGCGCTTCATGACCCAGGTGTCGATCGATCTGGCCCGCGATGCCGACCTGATGGCAGCCTGCAAGGCGGCCGGGCTGGACAGCGTCTTCATCGGCATCGAGACCATCAACGAGGACAGCCTGCGCCAGGCCGGCAAGCGCCAGAACCTGTACCAGTCGACCGCCGACTCGCTGGCCGCCATCCTGTCGCAGGGCATCGCGGTGTCGGGCGGCATCATCGTCGGCTTCGACGCCGACGGGCCGGACATCTTCGAGCGGTTGGCCGGCTTCATCCACGATCAGGCGGTTCCGGTGCTGTCGGTTGGCGCCCTGGTGGCGCCGCCGGGAACGCCGCTGCATGACCGGCTGGCGGCGGAAGGGCGGCTGACCGGCGCCGACTGGCAGAGCGCGGCCAGCCCCTTCACCACCAATATCCGCCCGGCGCGGATGAGCCGGCGGCAACTGCTCGACGGGCTGTCGCGGCTGTGCGACGACATCTACAGCCCGGCCGCCTACAGCCGGCGGATCGCCAATTTCCTCTCCGCCTATGGTGGAGGGGGGGCGGCTTCCGCTCCGGTGCCGCATCCCGTGCCGTTGCCGCCCCTGCTGCGCAGCGTGCTGAAACGCCTGTCGGGACTGGGTGCGGCGGAAAAGCGGATGATCCTTGGCGCCCTGTCCGCCGCGCAGTGGCGTCCCGACGCCCAGGCGGAGGTGGTGGAGGCGCTGGTCCGCTACGCCCAGATCCGCCACATGCTGAGTGCCGCCGCCGGCCAGCCTGCAGCCGATCCGCTCGCCGCCACCGGATGAGGCCGGGCGGCCGGAGCGGAGATGGAGCGGAACCATTGCCTTCCCCCGGGGGTTCCGGTTTGCGGTTCCAAAACTCCCGGAGGAAAAGCCATGGACAACGAGACCTTCAACCTCGACCTGCGCAAGTTCCTGAAGCAGGTCGGCGTCACCTCGCAGCGCGAGATCGAGCTGGCTGTCGGCCGCGCCCTCGCTTCAGGCCGGTTGGACGGGGTCGGGTCGCTGCCGGTCCGCATGGTCCTGACCGTCGACGGCATCGGCCTGACCCACGAGGTTACCGGCGACCTGTCGCTGGAGCGGGAGAGCGGTCAGCCGGGATGAAGCTGCGGCGTGATGCTGATGATCGCCGCGGTCATCCGGCGCTCGTTCCACGGCACGTCGTGGTAGGCTTCGGTCAGATAGCGGCTGTAGGGGTCGCGAATCCATTCCGCCGGGAACAGGGCCACCGTCTTCCGTCCTGCCGGATCGGCGGTCCCGGCGGCAACGGGTTGGCCTGTCAGCGCCGAGGCCATCGCCCGGCACAGGTCCGCCCCGGCCAGCCGGCCGAGATGGGTGGTCTGGGTCGGGCGGCCGTTGAACTCCAGGAACACCGGCGGTCCGCCATCCTCGGGCAGGATCGCGTCGATGCCGCCGAAGCCGGAATAGCCCGCCAGTTCCACCACCCGCCAGGCGGTCTCCAGCAGTGCCGGCTCATGGCCCAGCTCGATCACCGATGCGGGGCCGAAGGGGGCCGGCTGCTGGTGCAGGACCGTATAGGTGAAACCCGCCAGCATCCGCCCGTTCAGTGCGGCGAACGAGACCGAGGCCGCGCGTCCACGCACGAACTCCTGCGCGACGAGGCCGCAGTCGGCAGGCAGCGGCGTACCGTCCTGAGTATGGAGCGCCGGATCCATCGCCCGTTCGATCGCCTGCCGCGCGTCTGCCACCGGCACCACGCCGCGTCCGGCGGAGCTGTAATCGCGTTTCAGCAGGAGAGGCGTGCCGAGCCCGGCGAGATCGGCCGCGGCGGTGCGGCCCGGTTCGATCATGATCTGGCGAGGCGTGCGGATGCCGGCCGCTGCCGCCCGCTCGACGCAGCGCGACCGCAAGGCTTCCCACGGCGGGCCGCCGTACCATGCCCCGATGGCGCGCAATCCCCAGGCATCGGCGCCGGTCGCCGGAACGCGGTCCAGCAACCGCCCCGCACCGGCGAGTGCCACGGCGGCACTCTCCTCGCAGGCGATGACGATGTCGGCCCGTGCCTCCGCCGCGGCGCGCGCCGCGGTGATGGCGAGATCGTCGGCTGTCAACGATGAGGAAAAGCTGACCCCGCCATCGAGGAAATCGCTGAACAGGAGCAGAGAGTTCTTCGGGCAGACCACATGGACGCGAAAGCCTGCCGCTTTCAACGCGGCGGGCATCCGGGCGGTGCCGAATCGGTACATCGCGCTGGACACGAGCAGTGCCGTGGGCATTCGGGGGCTTCGGGCTGGTGGAAGGACGGCAGAGGTCTAGACCGCCGGACCGGCGACGGCAACCACCTCCGTTCCATCGAAGGCAGCCACGCGCCCGCCGGAGCCGCGGCCATCGAGGAGGGCATTGAGCGGCCCCCGCCTTTGGTCTAGGGATGGCACCGTCGATTACCGTCCGCCAGGGGAGCCCCACCGCATGAGCGACGATCCGGATTGCCTTGGCATGTGCGCCATCGACGGCGACGTCTGCACCGGTTGCGGCCGCACGCTCGATCAGATCAACGCGGCCCGCGGCGACGAGGTCGGCGGGGAGGATGAGGGCCAGGGTGAGGGCAGGCGCCCGGCCGGCTGACGCATCCGCCGCAGGGCGGCGGAAACGGCCCGGCAAAACCGCCCGGTCGGCAGAAATGTCCCGTCGTCCGATGAACAGCTTGACGGCCCGGCTCCCCCTGCTGCGGGATCCGGGCCGCCGCCTGTCCGTCAGGCACGTCCTCAGAACGGCATGATGATGTCGTAGAGCTGCTGGCCGTAGCGCGGCTGCTGGACGTCGCTGATCTGGCCGCGGCCGCCGTAGGAGATGCGGGCCTCGGCGATCTTCTCGTAGCTGATGGTGTTCTGGGCGGTGATGTCCTCGGGGCGGATCACGCCGTGGATCTGCAGGTCGCGGACTTCGAAATTGACCCGGACCTCCTGGCGCCCCTGGATGACCAGATTGCCGTTGGGCAGCGACTGGGTCACCAACGCCGCCACCTTCAGGTCGATCTGCTCGTTGCGGTTGACCGAGCCCTTGCCGTCGTTGCTGGTGTCGCTCGACAGGTCGACCAGGCTGGAGGCCGAGGCGCCGGCCGGCAGCACGCGGCTCAGCGTGCCGGCCTCCAGGCCGAACAGGTTCGGCATGCCGGCCTTTTCGCTGTTGGCGCGCGAGCGCTTGCTCTCGTTTGCGACCTTGGCGCTGTCGTCGATCGAGATGTTGATGGTCAGGATGTCGCCGACCTTCGCCGCGCGCTGGTCCTTGAAGAAGGCCTTGGCCCCGGTGCGCCACAGCGAGTTCGGGTTGCGCTCGGTCGGCAGCGGGGTCGGCATCGGCAGGCTGACCGGCTGGTAGCCCGCCCTGGCCTGCGGATCCTGGATGGAGGACAGCTCCGGCGCCTTGCCGATGTCGGCGATGCGCGAGGCGGCACCGCAGGCGGTCAGGGACAGGGCGGCGGTCGTGACCATCGCGACGCGGAGCAGGCTGGTGGCGTAGGTGGCGGTCATTGGAGATTTCTCCTCACTGCGCGATGGTGCCGGGCTTTGCCACGGCGACGACGTTGGGGCCTGCGACCGTCGCTTCGACGATGCGGTTGGACTGGATGTTGACGACGCGGATGACCTCGCCCCGGCCGCCGTCCTGCAGGGCCTTGCCCTGGGTGGTCAGCGTCATCGCCGGTGTGGTCAGGGTGATGGTGACCAGCGAGCCCTTGTCGATCATGCGCGGCGACTGCAGGTCGCGCAGCCGCACGGCCTGGTTGGTGGAGATGCCGCGCCGCGGCGTCATGCCGATCAGCTGGGCGTCGGTGGCGGCGGTGTCGCTGGTGGTCATGTCGGCGCGCACGTCCTGCCAGTCGACGTCTCCCGGCCCGATGATGTCGCCGGGGATGACGCGGCGGGTCAGCACCGGGATCTGCACCACGCCGAAGGCGCGGCCCGACACCGGCAGGCGCACCGCGGTCCCCGTCACCACCACCTCGGCGGCGAAGCGGCCCTGCACCGGGCTGTAATAGAGATTCTCGACCGCCAACCCGCCGCCGCCCTGGGGGGCGCGCAGTTCCGCCACGCGGGTGTCCAGCTCCATCTGCAGCCGGCCGAGCGTCACCACCTTCGACAGCGCGTCGGACAGCACGGCCTCGACGTGCGGCATCCCGTAGACGAGTTCGGGGGCCGGGGCGGCGGCCACGCCCGCCGCGGTGGCGGCCAGCCCGGCGACCGGAGCGGTCATCAGGGCGGCGCCGAGCAGGAGGGCGGAGAGGCTGCGGGTGGCGAAGCTTCTGGCGGGGCGGTTGGCGGGGCGGATCATGGCGGCAATTCCCGAGTTGAGGCCGAGAGGAAGGACCGGGGACCGGCGTTACTTCATCTGGCTGGCTTGCTGCATCATCTCGTCGGTGGTCTTGATGACCTTGGAGTTCATCTCGTAGGCGCGCTGCGCGGTGATCAGGGTCGTGATCTCCTGCACCACGTTGACGTTCGAGGTCTCCAGAGCGCCCTGGGTGATGCGGCCGAAGCCGGGGGCGCCGGGGTTGCCGGTCACGGCCTGGCCCGAGGCGCCCGTTTCCAGGAACAGGTTGTCGCCCGTGGCCTCCAGGCCGGCGGCGTTGGCGAAGGTGCTCAGCTGGATCTGGCCGACATTCTGCGTCGCCGTCTGGCCATCCAGCTTCACCATCACCTCGCCCGAGGAGTTGATGGCGATGTCGACCGCATCGGTCGGGATGGTGATGTTGGGCTGGATCGGATAGCCGTCGGCGGTGACGATCACGCCTTCCGGCGACAGCTTGAAGTTGCCGGCGCGGGTATAGGAGGTGTCGCCGCTGGGCAGCGTCACCTGGAAATAGCCCGAGCCGTTGATGGCGACGTCCAGCTTGTTGTCGGTGATGTTCAGGTTGCCCTGTTCCAGCACCCGGGCCACCGCGGCGACGCGCACGCCGGCGCCCACCTGCACGCCGGTCGGCACCACGGTGCCGGCATCCGACGAGGTCGAGCCGATGCGGCGGAAATTCTGGTACAGCAGGTCCTGGAATTCGGCCCGCTGCTTCTTGTAGCCGGTGGTGGTCGAGTTGGCGATGTTGTTGGAGATCGTCTCGACGTTGAGCTGCTGGGCGATCATGCCGGTGGCGCCGATGGCGAGGCTGCGCATTGTGGTCTTCTCCTCTCGTCGTCGGTCTGGTTCAGACGCTGCGGCCCAGACGCTGGATCATCGTGCGGATGCGCTCGTGCTCGTTGTCCATCATCCGCTGGGCGGACATGTACTGACGCTGGACCTCGATCATCTGCGTCATCTCGACCACGGGCTTTACGTTGGAACCTTCAAGCAAACCCTGTGCCACTTTCGTCTCGACCGGGGCGGGCTCGGGCTGCTCGTCGGTGACGTACAGGCCGTTGCCGACCTCGGTCATCAGCTGCTCGTTCTTGAAGGTGACGATGTTCAGCTTGCCGACCGGTCCCAGCTCGGTGGCGACGGTGCCGTCGCCGCTGACCTTGACGTCGCTGGTGCCGGCCGGCATGACCAGCGGCTGGCCGTTGTTGGCCAGGACCGGCAGGCCGCCGGCATCGACGATCTGGCGCTGGTCGTTCAGGCGGAAATTGCCGGCGCGGGTGTAGCGAGGGCCGCTGGCGGTATCGACGGTGAAGTATCCCTGGCCGGTCAGCGCCAGATCCAGCGGGTTGCCGGTCTGGGTCATGGCGCCGTTGGACAGGTCGCGCACCACGGCGCGGTCCTGGACGAAGCTGACCTTCTCGTGCAGGCCCGGCCTTTCGACGAATTCGGTGAACAGCATCCGCTGGTTCTTGTAGCCGGCCGTGTTCATGTTCGCGATGTTGTTCGAGGTGACGTCCAGCTGGCGTTGCAGTGCCATCTGGCGCGACATGGCGACGTAGATCGAATTTTCCATCTTGCGGCCTCTTCACCTTGCGAACTGATCGGGCGGAACCGTCCGACCGGCGAAAGGGACAATGCAGGCGGCGTGCCAGTTCCGTCGAAGCTCCCGGACAGCAGGAAACCGGGCAAGGACGGGGCGTTCCCGCCGGGTGGGGCAGGGGATGCCGGGCAGAATCTGCCGGGGGACGGGATGTCCTTGCCGGGTCCGGCCGGGCAAGGACATCCCGTTCCCGCCGCAACGGGCTGCGGCGGGGCGATGACGGTCCGGCCCGCCGGCCCGGGAAGGGCGGCGGGTCGCGGAGGCGGAGTCCGGGCGTCGCGGCGGCCGGTCCGGGAGATGAGGCCCGGGAGATGGAGTCCGGGGGATCGACAGGCGCCGCGCAGGGACTGCCGGGCAGCCCCAATCAAGAACCGTGCCGAAACCGCAACGGATGGTGCAAACCTGTCCGCCCGGGGCGGTCCACCGGCCACTCGAAAGGAGTTATTAACTATCCCAAAAGTAGCTTTGACCTGGACAGGCGGGGGATGCCCTGTGCCCTTGCGTAGCTCGAACGATTCCAGGATGTCATGGCTGCCGAATCCAATGCCGGCGAACTTTCGACCGACGGCCTGCCCCGGAAGAAATTCAGCGGCAAGAAGCTGGTTCTGTTCGTCGTCCTGCCGCTCGTCCTGCTGATCGGCGCCGGTGCGGGCGTCTATTTCTCCGGCCTGCTCGACAGCCTGCTGGGCAAGGAGGAGCCGGCGGCGGAGGGCGAGCAGGCCGCGGCGGAGGGCGAGCATGGGGCCGAGCCGGGCAAGGCCGATCCGCATGCCGCCCCGGTCTTCTACGACCTGCCGGACATGCTGGTAAACCTGAACACCGGCAACAAGCGGCCGGCCTTTCTGAAGATCAAGATCTCGATCCAGCTGTCCAAGCCGGAGGATGTCGGCGCGGTGGAGCATGTTCTGCCGCGCATCATCGACAATTTCCAGGTGTATCTGCGCGAATTGCGGCTGGAGGATCTGCGCGGGTCGGCCGGCATGTACCGGCTGCGCCAGGAACTGCTGCTGCGCATCACCGCCGCGGCCTTTCCGGTGAAGGTGAAGGACGTGCTGTTCAAGGAAATGCTGGTCCAGTGACGGCCGTGCCGGTTTGGACGGCGGCCCGGTCGGGTGGGGGTTGAGGCCGATGAGCGACACCGAAGAGCTGAGCGAAGAGGAAAGGCTTGCCGCCGAATGGGCGGCACTGGCCGAGGACAGCGGCGACGTCGGCGACATGGGCGGCGGCGGGTCGACCCGTGTCCTCAACCAGGACGAGATCGACAGCCTGCTCGGCTTCGACCAGGGCGGTGCCGGCGACGGCGACAATTCCGGCATCATGGCGCTGGTCAACTCGGCGCTGGTCAACTACGAACGCCTGCCCATGCTGGAGGTGGTCTTCGACCGCCTCGTCCGCATGATGTCCACCAGCTTGCGCAATTTCACCTCCGACAATGTCGAGGTCAGCCTCGACCAGATCTCGTCGGTGCGCTTCGGCGACTATCTGAACTCGATCCCGCTGCCGGCGATGCTGTCGGTCTTCAAGGCGGAGGAGTGGGACAATTACGGCCTGATGGTCGTGGACTCGGCGCTGATCTATTCCATCGTCGACGTGCTGCTGGGCGGCCGGCGCGGCACGGCGGCGATGCGCATCGAAGGGCGCCCCTACACCACCATCGAGCGCAACCTCGTGGAACGCATGGTCCATGTGGTGCTGTCCGACCTGTCCGCCGCCTTCGACCCGCTGTCGCCCGTCACCTTCCGCTTCGACCGGCTGGAGACCAACCCGCGCTTCGCCACCATCGCGCGGCCCGCCAACGCGGCGGTGCTGGTCAAGCTGCGCATCGACATGGAGGATCGCGGCGGCCGGCTGGAGCTGATGATCCCCTATGCGACGCTGGAGCCGGTGCGCGAACTGCTGCTCCAGATGTTCATGGGCGAGAAGTTCGGCCGTGACTCGATCTGGGAAACCCACCTGGCCTCGGAGCTGATGGTGACGGACGTCGATCTGTCCGCCGTGCTGGACGAGGTGACGATGACCCTGCACGACGTGCTGAACTGGCGCGTCGGCACCCGTATCCTGCTGAACGCCACCCCGGACGGCGCCATAGAGCTGCGCTGCGGCGACGTGTCGATGTTCCAGGGGCGGATGGGGCGCAAGGGCGGGCACATCGCCGTCCGGCTGGAAAAGGAACTGCCCAAGCAGGAGGTCATGAGGCTATGAGTCCGCTGGTCTCCATCATCATCGATGTCGTGATGGTCGGCCTGCTGGCGGCGACCATCGCCTACGCGATCATCCTGAACCGGCAGATCATCGCGCTGCGCGAAAGCCGCGGCGAGATGGCCGAACTGATCCGGGGCCTCAACGAGGCGATGGGGCGGGCGGAGACCGGGGTGCGCACGCTGAAGAAGGCGGCCGGCGACACGGGCGAGGAGCTTCAGCGCACCGTCGCCAAGGCTCAGGCCCTGCGCGACGAACTGCATTTCATGATCGAGGCGGCCGACACGCTGGCGAACCGGCTGGGCGGCGTCGGGGGCCGCGACGGCCTGCGCGGCGATGCGGCCCGGGATATGGGCCGTGAAATGGGACGCTCTGCCGCCGTCGCCCCGCCGCTGGCGGCGCGCAGCCCGGCCCGGGCGCCGCTGGTGGCGCCGCGACCCGCCCTGCGCAGCTTCCCGGCCGAGGACGATGACGACCATCACGACGCGCCGCCGCCCGCCCGCCTCGACCCCGGCCGGTCCGATGCGCCGCCGCGCCGCGCCGTCGCCCGGGCGGAGCCGGCGGGCGAGCCGCGCGACCCCATGCTGCGCGACGGCGAAAGCCTGTCGCGGGCCGAACGCGAACTGCTGCAGGCGATCGAGAACGCCGGTAAGGGGCTCGGATGAGCATGCGCACCAATGACGGACGGCCTGCCGCGGCGGCGGGCGGCACTGCGGAACCCAGGGTGGTGATCCGTCCGGCCGGCGCCGCGCCGACCGGCGTGCGCACCTCCCCCACGCTCGCCGCGCAGCAGGCCCAGCAGGCGCAACTGCCGGCCGTGCGCCCAGCCGGCAAGGCTCCGGTGAAGAAGGGCAAGGGCAAGGCCAAGGCGCGCAAGCCGGCGCGGCCGCG from Azospirillum thiophilum includes:
- a CDS encoding DUF1289 domain-containing protein yields the protein MSDDPDCLGMCAIDGDVCTGCGRTLDQINAARGDEVGGEDEGQGEGRRPAG
- the flgA gene encoding flagellar basal body P-ring formation chaperone FlgA, translating into MIRPANRPARSFATRSLSALLLGAALMTAPVAGLAATAAGVAAAPAPELVYGMPHVEAVLSDALSKVVTLGRLQMELDTRVAELRAPQGGGGLAVENLYYSPVQGRFAAEVVVTGTAVRLPVSGRAFGVVQIPVLTRRVIPGDIIGPGDVDWQDVRADMTTSDTAATDAQLIGMTPRRGISTNQAVRLRDLQSPRMIDKGSLVTITLTTPAMTLTTQGKALQDGGRGEVIRVVNIQSNRIVEATVAGPNVVAVAKPGTIAQ
- a CDS encoding B12-binding domain-containing radical SAM protein, with product MRIHIINPAADFPSYHTADVFAAWGLGGRTSVADLSTATLAAFVPAGWDIRLTDEALTPLPEHPAAGDGGGDADIVAITGKVSQRNRMLQLADRYRALGRRVVIGGSYASLSPDDVRPHADVLVTGEIEDIAEELFADLSAGRPRDRYEGTRPDLRRSPVPRWDLYPNDRANLGAIQTSRGCPFQCDFCDVIQYLGRKQRHKDPEQVVAELEVLYRHGYRRVFLADDNFTVYRNRAHDMLAALRRWNEAHADAPVRFMTQVSIDLARDADLMAACKAAGLDSVFIGIETINEDSLRQAGKRQNLYQSTADSLAAILSQGIAVSGGIIVGFDADGPDIFERLAGFIHDQAVPVLSVGALVAPPGTPLHDRLAAEGRLTGADWQSAASPFTTNIRPARMSRRQLLDGLSRLCDDIYSPAAYSRRIANFLSAYGGGGAASAPVPHPVPLPPLLRSVLKRLSGLGAAEKRMILGALSAAQWRPDAQAEVVEALVRYAQIRHMLSAAAGQPAADPLAATG
- a CDS encoding DUF6494 family protein produces the protein MDNETFNLDLRKFLKQVGVTSQREIELAVGRALASGRLDGVGSLPVRMVLTVDGIGLTHEVTGDLSLERESGQPG
- the flgH gene encoding flagellar basal body L-ring protein FlgH → MTATYATSLLRVAMVTTAALSLTACGAASRIADIGKAPELSSIQDPQARAGYQPVSLPMPTPLPTERNPNSLWRTGAKAFFKDQRAAKVGDILTINISIDDSAKVANESKRSRANSEKAGMPNLFGLEAGTLSRVLPAGASASSLVDLSSDTSNDGKGSVNRNEQIDLKVAALVTQSLPNGNLVIQGRQEVRVNFEVRDLQIHGVIRPEDITAQNTISYEKIAEARISYGGRGQISDVQQPRYGQQLYDIIMPF
- a CDS encoding rod-binding protein, with the translated sequence MTMSPAISAASAPPSLVERAQAAGYGVRTLARISDLEAKVDPAKLAQLRKSATEFESQFVSQMLGPMFEGIGTDETFGGGRGEEMFRPMLIEQFGKQITQRGGFGIANQVYQELLRAQEASHG
- a CDS encoding flagellar assembly protein FliX, encoding MKVEGTGNIRGSGSVRRTGKAEGSSGAAFSKQLVGDSGSAHGVSGTAATGGVSGVLAVQEVDATDDATARASRGKMRAEEMLDRLEEIQHGLLSGTLSVQKLTDLAKVIQTRRAQVDDPNLAEILDEIDLRAQVELAKLTS
- a CDS encoding flagellar basal body P-ring protein FlgI; amino-acid sequence: MTPTALRLAGRRVLVSLLSALLALSLAGAAPAEAASARIKDIVDVEGVRDNMLIGYGLVVGLNGTGDSLNNSPFTEQSLTGMLERMGVNTRGTNMRTKNVAAVMVTATLNAYAAQGTRIDVTVSAMGDAKSLLGGTLLVTPMMGADGEVYAVAQGPIAVSGFSAQGQGASVTRGVPTAGRISSGAIVEREIQFSLAELPVLRLSLRNPDFTTAQRVATAINIQLRGNRAQATDPASVLLNVPDARRGDIVGLVTEIEQLRITPDQVARVVVDEKSGVIVMGENVRISTVAIAQGNLTIRITETPQVSQPGPFSQGQTAVVPRTDIQVDEQSNNRLAVMNAGVTLQELVQSLNALGVGPRDMIAILQSIKAAGALQAEIEVI
- the dksA gene encoding RNA polymerase-binding protein DksA yields the protein MTSPLLPQNYSPSEDEEFMNPIMREYFRQKLLRWRAELLAESTGTLNSLQEGGIQEPDIADRASAETDRALELRTRDRERKLISKIDAALERLVDGSFGYCEETGDPISVRRLDARPIATLSLEAQERHERMERTQRDD
- a CDS encoding ATP-grasp domain-containing protein, with amino-acid sequence MPTALLVSSAMYRFGTARMPAALKAAGFRVHVVCPKNSLLLFSDFLDGGVSFSSSLTADDLAITAARAAAEARADIVIACEESAAVALAGAGRLLDRVPATGADAWGLRAIGAWYGGPPWEALRSRCVERAAAAGIRTPRQIMIEPGRTAAADLAGLGTPLLLKRDYSSAGRGVVPVADARQAIERAMDPALHTQDGTPLPADCGLVAQEFVRGRAASVSFAALNGRMLAGFTYTVLHQQPAPFGPASVIELGHEPALLETAWRVVELAGYSGFGGIDAILPEDGGPPVFLEFNGRPTQTTHLGRLAGADLCRAMASALTGQPVAAGTADPAGRKTVALFPAEWIRDPYSRYLTEAYHDVPWNERRMTAAIISITPQLHPG